A window of the Bacteriovorax sp. PP10 genome harbors these coding sequences:
- a CDS encoding glycosyltransferase family 2 protein — MEVLIIILLIIMFYSYLGYPLTLFFFSLFSSHKVIKDDNYTPEVSLLIAAYNEEDTIADKIKNSLELDYPKDKMEIVIVSDGSTDRTDEIVKSFESSGIKLFRVEGRVGKTEARNQAVLAMRREIIVFSDATAVYEKDAIRKLVRNFADTSVGMVSGNLTYFEKGQSSMGLATKLYWNYEKAIKKAQSKLYTLTGAVGCINAFRRRLYHVLPPNIIEDFTEPLMIVAQNYRIVYEEEAVSYERTTQKPSQEFKMRVRVIRGGMKGFIYAFRKLNFKEHRLVLFQLFGHKVLRWLMPVFLILLFIVNLLSFIFNHNMAADFLMMAQFICYAIALVGMMWKPPGIIGKVFSIPAYFVIINAASLKALLLTLTTDLEATWETNVY; from the coding sequence ATGGAAGTTTTAATTATTATCCTCCTTATTATCATGTTCTATTCATACCTCGGTTATCCATTAACCTTGTTTTTCTTTTCCTTATTTTCAAGTCACAAAGTCATTAAAGATGACAACTACACTCCCGAAGTTTCTCTTCTCATTGCTGCTTACAATGAAGAAGATACGATCGCCGATAAAATAAAAAACTCTCTTGAACTTGATTATCCAAAAGATAAAATGGAAATTGTGATCGTCTCTGATGGCTCGACTGACAGAACTGATGAGATTGTTAAAAGTTTTGAATCAAGTGGGATTAAACTCTTTAGAGTCGAAGGCCGTGTAGGAAAAACTGAAGCAAGAAACCAGGCCGTCTTGGCGATGAGACGCGAGATCATCGTGTTTTCTGATGCCACTGCCGTTTATGAAAAAGATGCCATTAGAAAACTTGTCCGCAACTTTGCAGATACTTCAGTTGGAATGGTTAGTGGCAACCTTACTTATTTTGAAAAAGGGCAAAGCTCAATGGGCCTTGCGACTAAACTTTACTGGAACTATGAAAAGGCCATTAAAAAAGCTCAAAGCAAACTCTACACTCTGACAGGAGCAGTAGGATGCATCAATGCTTTTAGAAGAAGACTTTATCATGTGCTTCCTCCCAACATCATTGAAGACTTTACCGAGCCTTTGATGATCGTTGCTCAAAATTATAGAATCGTTTACGAAGAAGAAGCTGTCTCTTATGAGCGTACAACTCAAAAACCTTCACAAGAATTTAAGATGCGTGTTCGTGTTATCCGCGGTGGAATGAAAGGCTTCATCTATGCTTTTAGAAAATTAAATTTTAAAGAGCACCGTTTAGTTCTGTTTCAATTATTTGGTCATAAAGTTTTAAGATGGTTGATGCCAGTATTCTTAATTCTTTTATTCATTGTTAATTTATTGTCGTTTATTTTTAATCACAATATGGCCGCTGACTTTTTAATGATGGCCCAATTTATTTGTTACGCTATCGCTCTCGTCGGAATGATGTGGAAGCCGCCAGGGATAATCGGAAAAGTTTTTTCTATTCCTGCTTACTTTGTCATCATTAATGCTGCCAGTTTGAAAGCGCTGCTCTTAACACTTACAACAGACTTAGAGGCGACTTGGGAAACCAACGTCTATTAA
- a CDS encoding glycosyltransferase family 4 protein, with the protein MKRCLWVVPKGIFPVRDGARVANQALLKSVRPHFNELDIMLFNEEDSDELHMSLYNSEFNPTNVYFFKRASYPNKIKKLLFLAKSFLTTPSLPVTTGYFHTDKQKHEVTQVLTHRKYDVIVFDGLHPFTTFMDLPEFKNIPVVYRAHNVEGDLWSTAASKTKNMIIQKLLLWQGRKMTDLEMSLARRAQKVWCIAEEDLKRFKSLQNGDDKNLVLIPVGLDFKKSIHTGHNSKSDKINLLFLGKMDWAPNKDGLKWFLEEVWPKVDTSRFELQIVGSGDSSWGTELFKAPGINFIGFAKDLEAIYSNCDFSIIPIRYGSGTRIKVIESISKGVPIVSTDMGVQGSGLNDYFKAETADEWIKVINSLDKKRGQEIAALAFTQLEVMYSPASIGNKAINSIKI; encoded by the coding sequence ATGAAGAGATGTTTATGGGTCGTTCCCAAAGGTATATTTCCGGTTAGAGATGGTGCACGTGTGGCCAATCAGGCCTTATTAAAATCGGTGAGACCACATTTCAATGAACTTGATATCATGCTTTTTAATGAAGAAGACTCAGACGAGCTTCATATGAGCTTATACAATAGCGAATTCAATCCAACGAATGTTTACTTTTTTAAACGCGCTTCTTATCCAAACAAAATAAAAAAATTATTATTCTTAGCGAAAAGTTTTTTAACGACGCCATCACTTCCAGTGACGACAGGTTATTTCCATACTGATAAACAAAAACATGAAGTCACACAGGTGCTCACTCACCGCAAGTACGACGTGATCGTTTTCGATGGACTTCATCCATTCACAACGTTTATGGATCTGCCGGAATTTAAGAATATCCCGGTTGTTTACCGTGCCCATAATGTGGAAGGTGATCTTTGGTCTACGGCCGCTTCAAAAACTAAAAATATGATTATTCAAAAACTTCTTTTATGGCAGGGACGCAAGATGACTGATCTTGAAATGAGTCTTGCCCGTCGTGCACAGAAAGTCTGGTGTATTGCCGAAGAGGATTTAAAAAGATTCAAGTCACTGCAAAATGGCGATGATAAAAATTTAGTCTTGATTCCAGTTGGCCTTGATTTTAAAAAATCAATTCACACAGGCCACAACTCTAAGTCAGATAAAATTAATCTTCTCTTTCTTGGGAAGATGGACTGGGCCCCAAATAAGGATGGCCTGAAGTGGTTTCTGGAAGAAGTATGGCCGAAAGTCGATACTTCGCGCTTTGAGCTCCAAATCGTCGGGAGCGGAGACTCAAGCTGGGGAACAGAGCTTTTCAAAGCACCTGGCATTAACTTCATTGGTTTTGCAAAAGACTTAGAGGCCATTTATTCAAATTGTGACTTTAGTATTATTCCTATTCGCTATGGATCAGGAACAAGAATTAAAGTCATCGAAAGTATTTCCAAAGGTGTGCCTATCGTATCAACCGATATGGGAGTGCAGGGAAGTGGTCTGAATGATTATTTCAAAGCAGAAACTGCTGATGAATGGATTAAAGTGATTAATTCATTAGATAAAAAACGTGGGCAAGAAATTGCAGCACTGGCATTTACTCAACTTGAAGTTATGTACTCACCAGCTTCAATTGGGAATAAGGCCATCAATTCAATTAAGATTTAA
- a CDS encoding glycosyltransferase, translating into MKLRPNNIRPVLVLAPGVLAGAEKVVLTGLVGLRDMGLNPLMIIIRETRAPHFAETFLKAMPTGIESVMIDSTKAFDLQLPKRLKAALLDQSSPIILHSHGFKALIACYMMKGKLPHLHTHHGNTAHTLKVRIYEKIAMMTMKTCNHVIAVSHQMKQELDQKLYPYNKIAVIENMLSLTNAAKIRSERALRNKNENTIELLYVGRLSPEKGLLPFLESLAASAVKERFHLTVLGDGVERELVEKFIVDHKMQNQVTLHGFVSDPSSFFINPDILIMPSLREGLPMTLIEALASGVPVLANNVGAIASMVTHNTNGHFAKDFSTESWNEALLKTSENYHEWMKNAASAAESVEERFSLKKWTQKTRELYDLAIKS; encoded by the coding sequence ATGAAATTGAGGCCTAATAACATCAGACCAGTTTTAGTTCTAGCTCCAGGAGTTCTTGCTGGTGCGGAAAAAGTTGTGCTTACCGGTCTGGTGGGACTACGTGATATGGGATTAAACCCATTGATGATTATTATCAGAGAAACCAGAGCGCCACATTTTGCTGAGACTTTTTTAAAGGCCATGCCTACAGGTATTGAAAGTGTGATGATTGATTCGACAAAAGCTTTCGATCTACAACTTCCAAAAAGATTGAAGGCCGCACTTTTAGATCAATCCTCTCCTATCATTTTACACAGTCACGGATTCAAAGCTCTGATTGCTTGTTACATGATGAAAGGGAAACTTCCTCATCTGCATACTCACCATGGCAATACGGCCCATACATTAAAAGTACGTATCTATGAAAAGATCGCGATGATGACGATGAAGACATGTAACCATGTGATCGCGGTTTCTCATCAGATGAAACAGGAGCTGGATCAAAAGCTTTATCCTTACAATAAAATTGCAGTGATTGAGAATATGCTCTCACTTACCAATGCGGCCAAGATTAGATCTGAGCGCGCTTTAAGAAATAAAAATGAAAATACGATTGAGCTTTTATACGTTGGTAGGCTAAGCCCGGAAAAAGGTTTACTTCCTTTTCTAGAAAGCTTGGCAGCAAGTGCAGTGAAAGAGCGCTTTCATTTAACTGTTTTAGGCGACGGTGTTGAAAGAGAACTGGTTGAAAAATTTATTGTTGATCACAAAATGCAAAACCAAGTGACGCTTCATGGATTTGTTTCAGATCCTTCAAGCTTTTTTATCAATCCGGATATCTTAATAATGCCAAGCTTGCGTGAAGGTCTACCTATGACTTTAATCGAGGCACTTGCCTCAGGTGTTCCGGTGCTTGCTAATAATGTTGGGGCCATTGCCAGCATGGTGACTCATAATACGAATGGGCATTTTGCTAAAGACTTTTCTACTGAAAGTTGGAATGAAGCTCTTTTAAAAACTTCTGAAAATTATCATGAGTGGATGAAGAATGCGGCCAGTGCAGCTGAGTCTGTTGAAGAGCGCTTTAGTTTAAAGAAGTGGACTCAAAAAACTCGAGAACTCTACGATCTTGCCATTAAATCTTAA
- a CDS encoding lipopolysaccharide biosynthesis protein codes for MKDLLNKLRAGHWPVFLISMVSAITNLFLPVVLVRILDPEDIGIYKIFFLYAQSITFLSLTGGPLYSVYYWIGKKDNAQKYVEHAWILSFSLSFICAAVGLLFSFQLSRIISITETQTILLLLSAITAAPASFYGEYLIAKGKRINGSLFNSGFEILKGVVIVTLVYYTRHINAAFWGFTGLFLIKLCLAMHLGKKEGILDFKLDTQRLKEVWKYCAPLSIAGALGFFLEKVDMILLSSQLSPEHFAFYSMGCLLVPPLYILEMSVQKVLVPALSRSYHDDDKLGMIQHYRKAQSDIAYLMIPAVFGLIIFNRPIIEILFTSQYMDSAVFLKVYALTYLAYIIPHDAIPRATGQTRWVLKMYLLLTPLSILVVYVCAGQWGAMGALISSMIFFFIPKIPGLIYSSRITQFAIPKLIAWKSLGLFVGLNLVLTALCYMFRPMFETEKMWFLVLSPFYAAIYLAAVNIIRHFKAKHEIEA; via the coding sequence ATGAAAGATTTGCTTAACAAATTAAGAGCTGGGCACTGGCCAGTTTTTCTTATCAGTATGGTTTCGGCCATTACAAATCTTTTCCTGCCGGTTGTTCTGGTGCGAATCCTTGATCCTGAAGATATCGGGATTTATAAAATTTTCTTTCTTTACGCTCAATCTATTACTTTTTTATCTTTAACAGGTGGACCTCTTTATAGTGTCTATTACTGGATTGGAAAAAAAGATAATGCTCAAAAATATGTCGAACACGCATGGATCTTAAGTTTTAGTCTAAGTTTTATCTGTGCAGCTGTCGGATTATTATTTTCCTTCCAGCTTTCACGTATAATCTCAATTACTGAAACTCAAACCATTCTTCTTCTATTATCTGCAATTACTGCTGCACCTGCTTCTTTCTATGGTGAGTATCTAATTGCTAAAGGAAAACGAATCAACGGAAGTTTATTCAATAGCGGTTTTGAGATTTTAAAAGGTGTGGTTATTGTCACTCTGGTTTATTACACAAGACATATCAATGCTGCATTTTGGGGATTCACTGGATTATTTCTTATTAAGCTTTGCTTAGCTATGCACTTAGGTAAGAAAGAAGGGATTCTGGATTTTAAACTTGATACTCAAAGATTAAAAGAAGTCTGGAAATACTGCGCACCTTTATCAATTGCCGGTGCACTGGGATTTTTCCTGGAAAAAGTTGATATGATTTTATTATCATCACAACTTTCACCTGAACACTTTGCATTTTATTCAATGGGATGCTTACTTGTTCCACCTCTTTATATTTTAGAAATGTCAGTCCAAAAAGTTTTAGTACCGGCGTTGTCTCGATCTTACCATGATGACGATAAGCTAGGTATGATTCAGCATTACAGAAAAGCTCAAAGTGATATCGCTTATCTGATGATTCCTGCGGTGTTTGGACTTATTATTTTCAATCGTCCGATTATTGAAATTCTTTTTACCTCTCAGTATATGGACTCGGCCGTTTTTTTAAAGGTCTATGCTCTTACTTACCTGGCCTATATCATTCCTCACGATGCTATCCCAAGAGCGACTGGGCAAACGCGCTGGGTTTTAAAAATGTATCTCCTATTGACTCCACTTTCTATTTTGGTGGTATACGTATGTGCAGGACAATGGGGAGCAATGGGAGCACTGATCTCTTCAATGATCTTCTTTTTTATTCCAAAGATTCCTGGTCTCATCTATTCTTCACGAATCACACAGTTTGCGATTCCGAAGTTGATTGCCTGGAAATCGTTAGGTCTCTTTGTTGGACTCAATCTCGTTTTAACTGCGCTTTGTTATATGTTCAGACCAATGTTTGAAACAGAGAAAATGTGGTTTTTAGTTTTAAGTCCCTTCTATGCAGCGATCTATCTGGCAGCTGTAAATATTATCAGACATTTTAAGGCAAAACATGAAATTGAGGCCTAA
- a CDS encoding glycosyltransferase family 4 protein, with protein MRIIHVAQFLGIGGLEKIIYHIALEQQKRGHLVEIYIYDHERTWVQFFRDSGLTVVTPKLKKPGYDLELLSRMNNDLFDADVIHSHDLNPLMYLGPLSLWKKLTFQKRPKLIHTTHGLDHVDNYPRGKLYQKIFSRLADKMIAVSEKIGKFYLEDIGLSATKVAVIQNGISTYEGVIETSMRAEKKEWIAKRHGLDLNRPIVLSLSRVVPLKDQKFLMMMFKERPGLQLIIAGPPSDQAYYDELKKLEDADIKLIGSQELVLEYNMGSDMYVSASTHEGIPVAVLEAMAVETPCLISDIPGHVTLLKYGPYVQTYKLGDAKDFLAKLDSMFGNYNEAMVNAKKARTLVVDHYSVKQMVNKYLQVYE; from the coding sequence ATGAGAATCATTCATGTCGCACAATTTTTAGGAATTGGCGGACTAGAAAAAATTATCTATCACATTGCCCTTGAGCAACAAAAGCGTGGTCACCTTGTAGAAATATATATCTACGACCACGAACGCACGTGGGTACAGTTCTTTAGAGACAGCGGTCTTACAGTTGTGACGCCAAAATTAAAAAAACCTGGATACGATTTAGAATTACTAAGTCGTATGAACAATGATCTTTTTGATGCAGATGTTATTCACAGTCATGATTTAAATCCTCTTATGTATCTTGGCCCACTCAGTCTTTGGAAAAAATTAACTTTCCAAAAGAGGCCAAAACTTATTCATACTACTCATGGTCTTGATCACGTTGATAATTATCCTCGTGGGAAGTTGTACCAAAAAATATTTTCTCGTCTTGCTGACAAGATGATTGCTGTCAGTGAAAAGATTGGGAAGTTTTACCTCGAGGATATCGGGCTTTCTGCCACTAAGGTTGCCGTTATCCAGAACGGGATTTCTACTTATGAGGGAGTGATTGAGACTTCAATGAGAGCAGAGAAAAAAGAATGGATCGCCAAAAGACATGGGCTTGATTTAAATCGCCCGATTGTTCTTTCACTTTCAAGAGTTGTTCCACTTAAAGATCAAAAATTTTTAATGATGATGTTTAAAGAGCGTCCAGGACTTCAATTAATTATTGCTGGTCCTCCAAGTGACCAGGCCTACTACGATGAATTAAAAAAACTTGAAGATGCAGATATTAAACTAATCGGTTCTCAAGAATTAGTTCTCGAATATAATATGGGTTCCGATATGTATGTCAGTGCTTCAACTCATGAAGGAATCCCAGTTGCGGTCCTTGAAGCGATGGCAGTTGAAACACCTTGCCTGATCAGCGATATTCCGGGGCACGTGACGTTATTAAAGTACGGGCCTTATGTTCAGACTTATAAACTTGGTGATGCAAAAGATTTTTTAGCAAAACTTGATTCTATGTTTGGAAATTACAATGAAGCGATGGTTAATGCTAAGAAAGCAAGAACGTTAGTGGTTGATCACTACTCGGTTAAGCAAATGGTTAATAAATATTTACAGGTGTACGAATAA
- a CDS encoding 4'-phosphopantetheinyl transferase family protein — MNSTETWSKLFSKSSFFAINKEEDLDSHLAKIQSQIIYDKKVDGFHPNRKDEFLLGRVCASKAFELCTGDELLSLPVNADRSPQWPSDVVGTISHNQYWVGAAVAKSSDLVGLGMDFEVMGRTRLELAKQIRTGEDIKQHSKLSDEELLTVIFSCKESLYKALYPSVQKFFGFEDAAVVELDLDNGMFTINLLTQLSLKFGINSHQSFIGRIALDNRNCLTVLEV; from the coding sequence ATGAATAGCACTGAAACATGGTCAAAACTTTTTTCTAAATCCTCTTTTTTTGCAATTAACAAAGAAGAGGATTTAGATAGTCATCTGGCAAAAATTCAATCCCAAATTATTTACGATAAAAAAGTCGATGGTTTTCATCCCAACAGAAAAGATGAATTTCTATTGGGAAGAGTCTGTGCTTCAAAGGCCTTTGAATTGTGCACGGGGGATGAATTACTTTCACTTCCAGTTAATGCCGATCGCTCACCACAATGGCCTTCAGACGTCGTAGGAACCATTTCTCACAATCAATATTGGGTTGGTGCTGCCGTTGCTAAAAGTTCTGATCTGGTTGGTCTTGGAATGGATTTTGAAGTCATGGGCAGAACCAGACTTGAACTCGCAAAACAAATCAGAACCGGCGAAGATATTAAGCAGCACTCCAAACTTTCTGATGAAGAATTGCTCACAGTTATTTTTTCCTGCAAAGAATCTTTATATAAAGCTCTCTATCCAAGCGTGCAAAAATTTTTTGGTTTTGAAGATGCAGCTGTCGTCGAACTTGATTTGGATAACGGCATGTTTACTATTAATTTGCTAACTCAACTCAGTCTTAAATTTGGCATAAATTCACATCAATCCTTCATAGGCCGTATTGCCCTAGACAATAGAAACTGTTTAACTGTCTTGGAAGTTTAA